The following proteins are co-located in the Microplitis demolitor isolate Queensland-Clemson2020A chromosome 5, iyMicDemo2.1a, whole genome shotgun sequence genome:
- the LOC103570398 gene encoding uncharacterized protein LOC103570398: MEKLINNVIEFVIKLSEVNFDVEKSKIQKYKHIDIELIKDDKFDWVQITHCSLTNLYHSDWIDVLCKAVCQSSVENTSTLIFFKSNHSNHEFTYNIHKLNQYREISSFIRHPHLKEYLGIKIEHKLKKEEYELFKIKLPQELNNLNKIYSNLKYTLQCDDQLLYNNFVSLDEIFSQCYLMSSAIEKVIISSINDEFRLECSKLLGTMQSGNLNSAMTIKLFELFNNNYEFKNNR; encoded by the exons atggaaaaattaataaataatgtaatagag TTCGTAATTAAACTCTCAGAGGTTAACTTTGATgtcgaaaaatcaaaaattcaaaaatacaaGCATATTGacattgaattaataaaagatgATAAATTTGATTGGGTTCAAATAACACACTGTAGTTTGACAAATTTATACCATTCTGATTGGATTGATGTTCTATGTAAAGCTGTATGTCAATCGTCAGTTGAAAATACATcaactttaattttcttcaaatctAATCATAGTAATCAtgaatttacttataatatacataaattaaatcaatatcgAGAAATTTCTTCATTTATACGTCATCCTCATCTAAAAGAATATTTAGGGATAAAAATTGAG cataaattaaaaaaagaagaatatgaattatttaaaataaagttaccGCAAGagcttaataatttgaataaaatttattcgaatttaaaatatacattacaATGTGATGATCAGTTACTGTACAACAATTTCGTGAGTTTGGACGAAATTTTCAGTCAATGTTACTTGATGAGTTCTGCAATTGAAAAGGTTATCATATCAAGTATTAATGATGAATTTCGTCTGGAATGTTCTAAATTACTGGGTACTATGCAAAGTGGCAATTTAAATAGTGCTATgacgattaaattatttgaattgtttaataataattatgaatttaaaaataaccggtaa